The following are from one region of the Phycisphaeraceae bacterium genome:
- a CDS encoding alpha-ketoacid dehydrogenase subunit beta — protein MRLIETEIHPALGEWELPDFTKPLPSREGDRIIQYREALREAMSEEMRRDPRVFLLGEEVAEYSGAYKVSQGMLEEFGPKRIIDSPISENGFAGAMIGAAMYGLRPIVEFMSWSFSLVAADPILNNAPKMLYMSGGQWGCPIVFRGNDGAGGQLGSTHSWCVEGLYANVPGLKMAIPSNPYDAKGLLKTAIRDPDPVFFLESERMLGDKAHVPEEEYYIPFGQARLAREGDAVTLASWGRPVHFCMDAAEKLAAEGIECDVLDMRTIRPLDIDSIIESLKKTNRIVVVDQSWPFGGVASEVCTQVVERAFDHLDHQPVRVNTVDVPTPYAKNLEAAYLPNAERIAAAVRSVVRA, from the coding sequence ATGCGCCTCATCGAAACCGAAATTCACCCCGCCCTCGGCGAGTGGGAACTGCCCGACTTCACCAAGCCCCTCCCCAGCCGCGAGGGCGACCGCATCATCCAGTACCGCGAGGCCCTCCGCGAAGCCATGAGTGAGGAAATGCGACGCGACCCCCGCGTCTTCCTCCTCGGCGAAGAAGTCGCCGAATACTCCGGCGCCTACAAAGTCAGCCAGGGCATGCTCGAAGAGTTCGGCCCAAAACGCATCATCGACAGCCCCATCAGCGAAAACGGCTTCGCCGGTGCCATGATCGGTGCCGCGATGTATGGCCTGCGCCCGATCGTCGAGTTCATGTCGTGGTCGTTCAGCCTCGTCGCCGCCGACCCCATCCTCAACAACGCCCCCAAGATGCTCTACATGTCCGGCGGGCAGTGGGGCTGCCCCATCGTCTTCCGCGGCAACGACGGCGCCGGAGGCCAGCTCGGTTCCACCCACTCCTGGTGCGTCGAAGGCCTCTACGCCAACGTCCCAGGCCTCAAGATGGCCATCCCCTCCAACCCCTACGACGCCAAGGGCCTGCTCAAAACCGCCATCCGCGACCCCGACCCCGTCTTCTTCCTCGAATCCGAACGCATGCTCGGCGACAAGGCCCACGTCCCCGAAGAGGAATATTACATTCCCTTCGGCCAAGCCCGCCTCGCCCGCGAAGGCGACGCGGTCACCCTCGCCAGTTGGGGCCGTCCGGTCCACTTCTGCATGGACGCCGCCGAGAAACTCGCCGCCGAAGGCATCGAGTGCGACGTCCTCGATATGCGCACCATCCGCCCGCTCGACATCGACTCGATCATCGAAAGTCTCAAAAAGACCAACCGCATCGTCGTCGTCGATCAGTCCTGGCCCTTCGGCGGCGTGGCGAGCGAAGTCTGCACCCAGGTCGTCGAACGAGCATTCGACCATCTCGACCATCAGCCCGTCCGCGTCAACACAGTCGATGTCCCGACGCCATACGCCAAGAACCTCGAAGCAGCGTACCTGCCCAACGCCGAGCGGATTGCCGCAGCCGTCCGGAGTGTTGTGCGCGCCTGA
- a CDS encoding 2-oxo acid dehydrogenase subunit E2, producing the protein MSIEITMPRLSDTMERGTIIKWHVKEGDAVTSGSVIADIETDKATMELESFDDGTVARLAVAEGEAAAVGSVIAVLAEKGEDVAKAAGSAKKESMSAQGGGAKESSSSSTATKLAPNDKPTAKESPKENKKEAASAGASSNGNHSDGGRVFASPLARKIAADEGVDLSRLKGSGPSGRIVRKDVESAIGSSASGRGAGLTMPAAGASLESKTVALSNMRATIAKRLVESKTTIPHYQVTVSARLDALLSLREQLNEQLESQGVKLSVNDFLVRACALAMHEHPYVNSSWVEKGPAIALHGRVNVGVAIALPEERGGGLVVATLRDADRMGLRQISAETKRLAKKAREKGLTIEEMSDSTFTISNLGMFGVDHFTAIINPPNAAILAVGQAIERPFVQYDEDGEAELVVGHEMSMTMSSDHRIVDGAMAAGYLGTVKGYLENPAALLV; encoded by the coding sequence ATGTCGATCGAAATTACCATGCCCCGCCTGTCAGACACCATGGAGCGCGGGACGATCATCAAGTGGCACGTCAAGGAAGGCGATGCTGTCACATCGGGCTCGGTGATTGCTGACATCGAGACCGACAAGGCGACGATGGAGCTCGAGTCGTTTGATGACGGCACGGTTGCGCGGCTGGCGGTGGCTGAAGGAGAGGCTGCGGCTGTGGGTTCGGTGATTGCGGTGCTGGCCGAGAAGGGCGAGGATGTGGCCAAGGCTGCAGGCAGCGCGAAGAAGGAGAGCATGTCGGCGCAAGGCGGCGGCGCGAAGGAGTCAAGCTCTTCGAGCACAGCGACGAAATTGGCGCCCAATGACAAGCCGACAGCGAAGGAATCGCCGAAGGAAAATAAGAAGGAAGCGGCATCGGCTGGGGCGTCGAGCAATGGGAATCACAGCGACGGCGGGCGGGTGTTTGCCAGTCCGCTGGCGCGGAAGATCGCGGCGGATGAGGGCGTGGATCTGTCGAGGCTCAAGGGTAGCGGGCCGAGCGGGCGGATTGTGCGCAAGGATGTGGAGTCGGCGATCGGTTCGAGCGCGAGCGGGCGCGGCGCGGGGCTGACGATGCCGGCTGCGGGGGCGAGCCTTGAAAGCAAGACCGTGGCGCTCTCGAACATGCGGGCGACGATTGCCAAGCGATTGGTCGAGAGCAAGACGACGATTCCGCATTATCAGGTGACCGTGTCGGCGCGGCTTGATGCGCTGTTGTCGCTGCGCGAGCAACTCAATGAACAGTTGGAATCGCAGGGCGTGAAGCTGAGCGTCAATGATTTTCTGGTGCGGGCGTGTGCGCTGGCGATGCATGAGCATCCGTATGTGAACAGTTCGTGGGTCGAGAAGGGGCCTGCGATCGCGCTGCACGGGCGGGTGAATGTCGGGGTGGCGATTGCGCTGCCTGAGGAGCGCGGGGGCGGGCTGGTGGTGGCGACGCTGCGCGATGCGGACCGGATGGGGCTTCGGCAGATTTCGGCTGAGACGAAGAGGCTGGCCAAGAAGGCGCGCGAGAAGGGGCTGACGATCGAGGAGATGAGCGATTCGACGTTCACGATCTCGAACCTGGGGATGTTCGGCGTGGATCACTTCACGGCGATTATCAACCCGCCCAATGCGGCGATTCTGGCGGTGGGGCAGGCGATCGAGAGGCCTTTCGTGCAGTATGACGAGGATGGCGAGGCGGAACTGGTGGTGGGGCACGAGATGTCGATGACGATGTCGAGTGATCATCGGATCGTCGATGGCGCGATGGCTGCGGGATACCTGGGGACGGTGAAGGGGTATCTTGAGAACCCGGCTGCGCTTTTGGTGTGA
- a CDS encoding DUF58 domain-containing protein, with protein sequence MIIGQRATRPTHLDELLSPELRSRLDRLDVLSRKVFAGKLPGERRSKKRGHSVEFDDYRHYIAGDDLRHIDWNVFARLDKFFIKLFRQDEDLSVVIVLDCSGSMDAGSPSKLVFAHRLALAIGYVGLVKQNRVSVARFDQSGRVEQLRPIRGRPAMARLTHFVLGSLAAPAGGAGEASFGQSIRQVAAGQGGRGVVVVLSDFLFRDGWAKGLNYLAHAGGGYDVTCVQILSPEELDPSRAVERGLVGDLRLTDVETGRASEVTLTRGLLESYRKRLGVLRESFERDCKARQMRPVLAPSDTDLNRMMLGELRRRGMLG encoded by the coding sequence ATGATCATCGGGCAACGGGCAACTCGGCCGACACATCTGGATGAACTGCTCAGCCCGGAGTTGCGCAGTCGGCTTGACCGTCTGGACGTGCTGAGTCGGAAGGTGTTTGCGGGGAAGTTGCCCGGTGAGCGGCGTTCGAAGAAGCGTGGGCATTCGGTGGAGTTTGACGACTATCGGCACTACATCGCGGGGGATGACCTGCGGCACATTGACTGGAATGTTTTTGCGAGGCTGGACAAGTTTTTCATCAAGTTGTTCCGGCAGGATGAGGATTTGTCGGTGGTGATTGTGCTGGATTGTTCGGGGTCGATGGATGCGGGTTCGCCGAGCAAGTTGGTTTTTGCGCATCGGCTGGCGCTTGCGATCGGGTATGTTGGGCTGGTGAAGCAGAATCGGGTGTCGGTTGCGCGGTTTGACCAGAGTGGGCGGGTGGAGCAGTTGAGGCCGATTCGTGGGCGTCCGGCGATGGCGCGGTTGACGCATTTTGTGCTTGGGAGTTTGGCTGCGCCTGCGGGGGGCGCTGGGGAGGCGTCGTTCGGGCAGTCGATCAGGCAGGTGGCGGCGGGGCAGGGCGGGCGTGGGGTGGTGGTGGTGCTGTCGGACTTTCTGTTTCGTGATGGGTGGGCGAAGGGGCTGAACTATCTTGCGCATGCGGGCGGTGGGTATGACGTGACGTGCGTGCAGATTTTGTCGCCGGAGGAGCTGGATCCATCGCGTGCGGTGGAGCGGGGGCTGGTGGGGGATCTTCGGCTGACGGATGTGGAGACGGGGCGTGCTTCGGAGGTGACGCTGACGCGGGGGTTGCTTGAGTCGTATCGGAAGCGGCTTGGGGTTTTGCGGGAATCGTTTGAGCGGGATTGCAAGGCGAGGCAGATGAGGCCTGTGCTGGCGCCGAGTGATACGGACCTGAACCGGATGATGCTGGGGGAACTGAGGCGTCGCGGGATGCTGGGGTAA
- a CDS encoding DUF1559 domain-containing protein: MPSARNAFTLIELLVVIAIIALLIGILLPSLASARDTARQVACMSNLRQIGIGTSTYSVSNNGFLSSGPLDNRIRKHANGNSIAAKFTADTSDTRGGIERIGWIADQVNGQYSIPNDMLCATAPARYNQNLHTARLNDVGFNTYTTESRDRAIAAGFNSNYTQSWYMAYTQWKLTRVGQQSQPADPVYGVIGPLREDRMGAVSPTRVPLMADARVDAASNNTNDIIDLTTGTEPACKSVTDGPTWRVGLNWANHDLADFGPAHGGRKRIGMRGHDRTIGNFLFADGHVKAFTDINGDQTFNYDPASPPRDGGLAVYPDFEPSDIFTGELISGRYQ; encoded by the coding sequence ATGCCCTCTGCACGCAACGCATTCACCCTCATCGAACTCCTCGTCGTCATCGCCATCATCGCGCTGCTCATCGGCATCCTCCTGCCATCCCTCGCCAGCGCCCGCGACACCGCACGACAGGTCGCATGCATGTCCAACCTCCGACAGATCGGCATCGGAACCAGCACCTACAGCGTCAGCAACAACGGCTTCCTCTCCTCAGGCCCCCTCGACAACCGCATCCGCAAGCACGCAAACGGCAACTCAATCGCCGCAAAGTTCACTGCCGACACCTCCGACACCCGAGGCGGCATCGAACGCATCGGATGGATCGCCGATCAGGTCAATGGCCAGTACTCAATCCCAAACGACATGCTCTGCGCCACCGCCCCCGCACGCTACAACCAGAACCTCCACACCGCACGCCTCAACGACGTCGGATTCAACACCTACACCACCGAATCCCGCGACCGCGCCATCGCCGCCGGATTCAACTCCAACTACACCCAATCCTGGTACATGGCATACACACAGTGGAAACTCACCCGCGTCGGACAGCAGTCACAACCCGCAGACCCCGTCTACGGCGTCATCGGACCACTCCGCGAAGACCGCATGGGAGCCGTAAGCCCTACCCGAGTCCCCCTCATGGCCGACGCTCGCGTCGACGCCGCATCCAACAACACCAACGACATCATCGACCTCACCACCGGCACCGAGCCCGCATGCAAATCCGTCACCGACGGTCCAACATGGCGCGTCGGACTCAACTGGGCTAATCACGACCTGGCAGACTTCGGACCCGCACACGGAGGACGCAAACGCATCGGCATGCGCGGCCACGACCGCACCATCGGAAACTTCCTCTTCGCCGACGGACACGTCAAAGCATTCACCGACATCAACGGCGACCAGACCTTCAACTACGACCCCGCCTCACCACCACGCGACGGGGGACTCGCCGTCTACCCCGACTTCGAACCCTCAGACATCTTCACCGGCGAACTCATCAGCGGACGCTACCAATAG
- a CDS encoding lamin tail domain-containing protein: MKKAMMMVVVAGAAAVAGADVRITEWMYQGADGEFIEITNLGNASVDLSGWSFDDDSRTPGSFMLSGNLGAGESLVITESTAAAFRAAWGLAASVQVLGDLTNNLGRNDEINIYDGGGNLVDRLTYGDQNFPGSFRTQNISANPGAIGANDVISWSGSFVGDVWGSYASSGGDIANPGVFVPAPGAAVLLALGGLVAGRRRR, translated from the coding sequence ATGAAGAAGGCAATGATGATGGTTGTGGTTGCGGGCGCGGCGGCGGTTGCGGGTGCGGATGTGCGCATTACGGAATGGATGTATCAGGGGGCCGACGGCGAGTTCATCGAGATCACGAATCTGGGGAACGCGTCGGTGGACCTGAGCGGCTGGAGTTTTGACGATGACAGCCGCACGCCCGGGTCGTTCATGCTTTCGGGGAACCTTGGGGCGGGCGAGAGCCTGGTCATTACGGAGAGCACGGCTGCGGCGTTCCGTGCGGCGTGGGGTCTTGCGGCGAGCGTGCAGGTGCTGGGCGACCTGACCAACAACCTCGGACGCAACGACGAGATCAATATCTATGACGGGGGCGGGAATCTGGTGGACAGGCTGACGTACGGAGACCAGAACTTTCCGGGGTCGTTCCGCACGCAGAACATCAGCGCCAACCCGGGCGCAATCGGGGCGAACGATGTTATCTCATGGTCGGGGTCGTTCGTTGGTGATGTGTGGGGCTCGTACGCTTCGAGCGGCGGGGACATTGCCAACCCCGGCGTGTTTGTTCCGGCTCCGGGCGCGGCGGTGCTGCTGGCGCTGGGCGGGCTGGTTGCGGGGCGTCGTCGCCGCTAA
- a CDS encoding phosphoenolpyruvate carboxylase has protein sequence MPDSIPTDRNHIDAALTAACAAVRLSPALERSASIAQTCRDAHFDQAAALISAMSLAEIENLVRVGAARFHLLNKAEQLAIIRVNRQRQRDAAGPRPESIDAAFAHLNSIDHAKSVLSRLDIGPTLTAHPTEARRRTVLEKQTDVAHCLLRLREPDLTARERADTEAKLSRIISMLLVTDDVRVKRLNVPDEVRSGIHFLSTTIWQTVPRLMRDVVWAARQRFGPDAAAIVAADLPPLLTYRTWIGGDRDGNPNVTADVTASTIAMMHQAATELWDDELSRLRHVLSVSTRRVDLGTEIHDAIDANAAWNDDDTNLEQRKHEPIRVRLAQMRRRLARDHAYTSANLLDDLLLLRRALHCAGLTDIAEEGVLSDAIVRARVFGLCLATIDIRQHAAVHTRAVSNLLALAGLTTEYATLDEPARCALLRRELASPRPLCPADAPLEAQTAETLATLRVVAAAIAREPAAIRSYVISMTSTVSDMLALLLLFKEVGLYRPASGASSVVSRLHLVPLFETIDDLERAPALMHEIFNDPAYRAHLAAIAPQPEQEIMLGYSDSNKDGGFLMANVALHIAQRDIAQVFKTHNVALRYFHGRGGTIGRGGGRAGRAILAAPPAARSGRLRFTEQGEVITFRYALPDMARRHLEQIVHAAIGAEASPPAATDDRELIALLAGLANSARQTYRDLIDQSDFWPWFVAVSPVEHIGALPIASRPVSRATGSALTFQSLRAIPWVFAWVQMRALVPGFFGLGTALSNATNEQRAALRSAAASHPFLSTVLENAAQELARARMPIFARYAAASTAGPAGAAMFQRIEREHTLARDAILDLTGNTDLMAHSPVIGRSIADRNPWTDVLNLAQIELLTRAASADDQQRTALRPVIQASINAIAAAMQSTG, from the coding sequence ATGCCTGACTCCATCCCCACCGACCGCAACCACATCGACGCTGCCCTGACCGCCGCCTGCGCCGCCGTCCGCCTCTCTCCCGCCCTCGAGCGCTCCGCCTCGATCGCCCAAACCTGCCGCGACGCCCACTTCGACCAGGCCGCCGCCCTCATCAGCGCCATGAGCCTCGCAGAGATCGAAAACCTCGTCCGCGTCGGCGCCGCCCGCTTCCACCTGCTCAACAAGGCCGAACAACTCGCCATCATCCGCGTCAACCGTCAGCGCCAGCGCGACGCCGCAGGCCCACGCCCCGAATCCATCGACGCCGCCTTCGCACACCTCAACAGCATCGACCACGCCAAGAGCGTCCTGAGCCGCCTGGACATCGGCCCCACCCTCACCGCTCACCCCACCGAAGCCCGCCGACGCACCGTGCTCGAAAAACAAACCGATGTCGCCCACTGCCTCCTGCGCCTCCGCGAACCCGACCTCACCGCCCGCGAACGCGCCGACACCGAGGCCAAACTCAGCCGCATCATCTCCATGCTCCTCGTCACCGACGATGTCCGCGTCAAACGCCTCAACGTCCCCGACGAAGTCCGCAGCGGCATCCACTTCCTCTCGACCACCATCTGGCAGACCGTCCCACGTCTCATGCGCGATGTCGTCTGGGCCGCGCGACAGCGCTTCGGCCCCGACGCAGCTGCCATCGTCGCCGCCGACCTCCCGCCCCTCCTCACCTACCGCACATGGATCGGTGGCGACCGCGACGGCAACCCCAACGTCACCGCCGACGTCACCGCCAGCACCATCGCCATGATGCACCAGGCCGCCACCGAACTCTGGGATGATGAACTCTCGCGCCTGCGCCACGTCCTGTCCGTCTCCACCCGCCGCGTCGATCTCGGCACCGAGATCCACGACGCCATCGACGCAAACGCCGCATGGAACGACGACGACACCAACCTCGAGCAACGCAAGCACGAGCCCATCCGCGTCCGCCTCGCCCAGATGCGCCGGCGCCTCGCACGCGACCACGCCTACACCTCGGCCAACCTGCTCGATGACCTCCTCCTCCTCCGCCGCGCCCTGCACTGCGCCGGCTTGACCGACATCGCCGAAGAAGGCGTCCTCTCCGACGCCATCGTCCGTGCCCGCGTCTTTGGCCTCTGCCTCGCCACCATCGACATCCGCCAGCACGCCGCCGTCCACACCCGCGCCGTCAGCAACCTGCTCGCCCTGGCCGGCCTCACCACCGAATACGCCACCCTCGACGAACCCGCACGCTGCGCCCTGCTCCGCCGCGAACTGGCCAGCCCCCGCCCGCTTTGCCCTGCCGACGCCCCGCTCGAAGCCCAGACCGCCGAGACTCTCGCAACCCTCCGCGTCGTCGCCGCTGCCATCGCCCGCGAACCCGCTGCCATCCGCTCCTACGTCATCAGCATGACCAGCACCGTCAGCGACATGCTCGCCCTGCTGCTCCTGTTCAAGGAAGTCGGCCTCTATCGCCCGGCCTCGGGGGCCAGCAGCGTCGTCAGCCGCCTCCACCTCGTGCCCCTCTTCGAGACCATCGACGACCTCGAGCGCGCCCCCGCCCTCATGCACGAAATCTTCAACGACCCCGCCTACCGCGCTCACCTGGCCGCCATCGCCCCCCAGCCCGAGCAGGAAATCATGCTCGGCTACTCCGACTCCAACAAAGACGGCGGCTTTCTCATGGCCAACGTCGCCCTCCACATCGCACAGCGCGACATCGCACAGGTCTTCAAAACCCACAACGTCGCCCTCCGCTACTTCCACGGCCGCGGCGGCACCATCGGTCGCGGTGGCGGACGCGCAGGACGCGCCATCCTCGCCGCACCGCCCGCCGCCCGCTCCGGCCGCCTCCGCTTCACCGAACAGGGCGAAGTCATCACCTTCCGCTACGCCCTGCCCGATATGGCCCGACGACACCTCGAACAGATCGTCCACGCCGCAATCGGCGCCGAAGCCTCACCCCCCGCAGCCACCGACGACCGCGAACTCATCGCCCTGCTCGCAGGCCTGGCCAACTCCGCCCGACAGACCTACCGCGACCTCATCGACCAAAGCGACTTCTGGCCATGGTTCGTCGCCGTCAGCCCCGTCGAACACATCGGCGCACTCCCCATCGCCTCCCGCCCCGTCAGCCGCGCCACCGGCTCGGCCCTCACCTTCCAGAGCCTCCGCGCAATCCCATGGGTCTTTGCATGGGTCCAGATGCGCGCCCTCGTCCCCGGCTTCTTCGGCCTCGGCACCGCCCTCTCCAACGCAACCAACGAACAACGCGCCGCCCTCCGCAGCGCCGCCGCATCACACCCATTCCTCTCCACCGTCCTCGAAAACGCCGCACAGGAACTCGCACGCGCCCGCATGCCAATCTTCGCCCGCTACGCTGCCGCCTCAACCGCCGGCCCCGCCGGAGCCGCAATGTTCCAGCGCATCGAACGCGAACACACCCTCGCCCGCGACGCAATCCTCGACCTCACCGGCAACACCGACCTCATGGCCCACAGCCCCGTCATCGGCCGCTCCATCGCCGACCGCAACCCATGGACGGACGTGCTCAACCTCGCCCAGATCGAACTGCTCACCCGCGCCGCCAGCGCCGATGACCAACAGCGCACCGCCCTCCGCCCCGTCATCCAGGCCAGCATCAACGCCATCGCCGCCGCCATGCAATCAACCGGCTAA
- a CDS encoding transcriptional repressor translates to MPPPELDHIEIIEPLCAVFRRTLKAEGLKYTPERAAILNAIIEYDGIFEAETLLAHLVASGHRASKATVYRTLRLLEDAGIIQAVLFDRDQSHFQLIYGRTPRTILIRVDTGQIEAIDTPEVIALRDRLCRERGLVPEGHRLQIFARAQPRSG, encoded by the coding sequence ATGCCCCCGCCCGAACTTGACCACATCGAAATCATCGAGCCCCTCTGCGCCGTCTTTCGCCGCACACTCAAGGCCGAAGGTCTCAAGTACACCCCCGAACGCGCCGCAATCCTCAACGCCATCATCGAATACGACGGCATCTTCGAAGCCGAAACCCTCCTGGCACACCTCGTCGCCAGCGGCCACCGCGCCAGCAAGGCCACCGTCTACCGCACCCTGCGCCTCCTCGAAGACGCCGGCATCATCCAGGCCGTCCTCTTCGACCGCGATCAGTCGCACTTCCAACTCATCTACGGCCGCACCCCGCGCACCATCCTCATCCGCGTCGACACCGGCCAGATCGAAGCCATCGACACCCCCGAGGTCATCGCGCTGCGCGACCGACTCTGCCGCGAGCGCGGGCTCGTGCCCGAAGGCCACCGCCTCCAGATCTTCGCGCGCGCCCAGCCGCGCTCAGGCTGA
- a CDS encoding flippase-like domain-containing protein, translating to MRGERSRWRIAVQVVGFLIGLGLLGWCVRVALSEANREQLGKLIDADWGLVVALAACSAGTLMLNGLVFLAALWPVKRLAVLDVLAVNSVATVLSYAPFKLALAFRVVYHVKRDRVPLLTVIGWFGAVAVLAAVAVGPAFGASLVLPGGSGLWWAGWLGGAAAATAVMVGLARVFGGERGWARLLAFVRAVGFGWLLRWLGGEAGRKVHAGVDMLAHGRASAAGAVLRVGDIMVQAVRMGVAARILGIELDWGDAMVLASVYFAIGMISPFGMLGTREAGAAGVATLAGLSGASGVEAVVTISLLVTASEAVVNLAGGALGAAWLRVDRWVRGGR from the coding sequence ATGAGGGGCGAGCGGAGCAGGTGGCGCATCGCGGTGCAGGTGGTCGGCTTTCTGATCGGGCTGGGGTTGCTCGGGTGGTGTGTGCGTGTTGCGTTGAGCGAGGCCAATCGCGAGCAGTTGGGCAAGTTGATCGATGCGGACTGGGGGCTGGTGGTGGCGCTGGCGGCGTGTTCGGCGGGGACGCTGATGCTCAATGGGCTGGTGTTTCTGGCGGCGTTGTGGCCGGTGAAGAGGCTTGCGGTGCTGGATGTGCTGGCGGTTAATTCGGTGGCGACGGTTTTGTCGTATGCGCCGTTCAAACTGGCGTTGGCGTTTCGGGTGGTGTATCACGTGAAGCGCGATCGTGTGCCGCTGCTGACGGTGATCGGGTGGTTCGGGGCGGTTGCGGTTTTGGCGGCGGTTGCGGTGGGGCCTGCGTTCGGGGCGAGCCTGGTGCTGCCGGGGGGGAGCGGGTTGTGGTGGGCCGGGTGGCTGGGGGGCGCGGCGGCGGCGACGGCGGTGATGGTGGGGCTGGCGCGTGTGTTTGGCGGCGAGCGCGGGTGGGCGCGGTTGCTTGCGTTTGTGCGGGCGGTTGGGTTTGGGTGGTTGCTGCGGTGGCTGGGGGGCGAGGCGGGGCGGAAGGTGCATGCGGGGGTCGATATGCTGGCGCACGGGCGGGCGTCGGCTGCGGGCGCGGTGCTGCGCGTGGGCGACATCATGGTGCAGGCGGTGCGGATGGGCGTTGCGGCGCGGATCCTGGGGATTGAGCTGGACTGGGGCGACGCGATGGTGCTGGCGAGCGTGTACTTCGCGATCGGGATGATCAGTCCGTTCGGGATGCTGGGGACGCGCGAGGCGGGGGCTGCGGGGGTGGCGACGCTGGCGGGCTTGAGCGGGGCGAGCGGTGTGGAGGCGGTGGTGACGATCAGCCTGCTGGTGACGGCGTCGGAAGCGGTCGTGAATCTGGCGGGCGGGGCGCTTGGGGCGGCGTGGCTTCGGGTGGATCGGTGGGTGAGGGGGGGTCGGTGA
- a CDS encoding S8 family serine peptidase, which produces MLVNDPLFQSSTLAPHGQHWLHSTKVTYAWTLVGYNTLDYPYAIDHNDPNTTIAIIDSGIDMNHPEFEGKIHPASATIVYGGVRLFDQSCPCEPSSYEPPSNDGPTNVEDVLWTFSQGAIPHGTVVAGIAGALTENEIGIAGVCWDCSIMTIRITTMQLSTQQECQATYESCRASDQSLAASIRYAAGWSPGDDEEDPEEWGPVRARVICTALEAINGYNSAAFFCDEENPLNIAIDQAYERGCIIIAITGNSASTPQAPCWTDDYPDEPACTAGTGGTTTIHPLAWYPKTITVGGACRTGQGWHCHSRINPHINDLGSCGSGYYPLRPIENTAPLLTVVAPIEDIVTTFAYDEATQQGAEYGFLDSYSAGTSWSSPQVAGVVALMLKMNPSLTFEQVKFILGTTATDIGPQGYDKWTGYGLLNAQEAVKCAMILAMPANFNGDENIDTLDPIDFLIAYGQGDVTADLDLDGEHTKADLAIFLSSYLEE; this is translated from the coding sequence TTGCTTGTCAATGATCCGCTGTTCCAATCGTCCACGCTGGCACCGCACGGCCAGCACTGGCTGCACTCGACCAAGGTGACGTATGCGTGGACACTGGTCGGCTACAACACGCTCGACTACCCGTATGCGATCGACCACAACGACCCCAACACCACGATCGCGATCATCGACTCAGGCATCGATATGAATCATCCTGAGTTTGAGGGGAAGATTCATCCGGCGAGCGCGACGATTGTGTACGGAGGCGTGCGACTGTTTGATCAGAGTTGTCCTTGTGAACCATCCTCGTATGAACCTCCATCGAATGACGGGCCTACCAATGTCGAAGACGTGCTGTGGACATTCAGTCAAGGGGCGATACCACACGGAACGGTTGTGGCGGGTATTGCTGGCGCTCTCACAGAAAACGAAATCGGAATCGCTGGAGTATGCTGGGATTGCAGCATTATGACGATTCGCATAACGACAATGCAATTGTCGACTCAACAGGAATGTCAGGCGACATATGAATCGTGCCGTGCATCCGATCAATCACTTGCCGCATCGATTCGCTATGCCGCTGGCTGGAGCCCGGGTGATGATGAGGAAGATCCGGAAGAATGGGGTCCAGTGCGTGCCCGCGTAATCTGCACTGCACTCGAGGCAATTAATGGGTACAACTCCGCGGCGTTTTTCTGCGACGAAGAGAACCCTCTCAACATCGCCATCGACCAAGCCTACGAACGCGGCTGCATCATCATCGCCATTACCGGCAACAGCGCGTCGACCCCGCAAGCACCGTGCTGGACTGATGACTACCCCGACGAACCGGCATGTACAGCCGGGACTGGTGGCACGACCACAATTCACCCGCTTGCGTGGTATCCGAAAACCATCACCGTCGGCGGTGCGTGCCGGACAGGGCAGGGATGGCATTGTCATTCGCGCATCAACCCTCATATCAACGATCTCGGTTCGTGCGGCTCGGGCTACTACCCGCTGCGGCCGATCGAAAACACCGCGCCGTTGCTCACTGTCGTTGCGCCGATCGAGGATATTGTAACAACATTTGCGTATGATGAGGCAACGCAACAAGGTGCTGAGTACGGCTTCCTGGATTCGTATTCTGCCGGAACATCATGGTCCTCGCCACAGGTTGCGGGTGTTGTGGCACTGATGCTCAAAATGAATCCATCTCTGACCTTTGAACAGGTGAAGTTTATATTGGGAACGACTGCCACCGATATCGGGCCGCAGGGCTATGACAAGTGGACAGGCTATGGCCTCTTGAACGCGCAGGAAGCAGTGAAGTGTGCCATGATCCTCGCTATGCCCGCAAACTTCAACGGCGACGAGAACATCGACACGCTCGACCCCATCGACTTTCTCATCGCCTACGGCCAGGGGGACGTGACGGCTGACCTTGATCTCGATGGAGAGCACACCAAGGCGGACCTTGCGATCTTTCTGAGCAGTTATCTTGAAGAATAA